A genomic region of Herbaspirillum sp. DW155 contains the following coding sequences:
- the glyQ gene encoding glycine--tRNA ligase subunit alpha — MLTFQQIILKLQEYWDAQGCALLQPYDMEVGAGTSHTATFLRAIGPEPWRAAYVQPSRRPKDGRYGENPNRMQHYYQYQVVLKPAPENILDLYLGSLEALGLDLKQNDVRFVEDDWENPTLGAWGLGWEVWLNGMEVTQFTYFQQVGGLDCKPVLGEITYGIERLAMYLQGVENVYDLVWTEWTENGVKKRLTYGDVFHQNEVEQSTFNFEYSNTEFLFSLFTNYEAEAKRLMEVPLALPAYEQVLKAAHTFNMLDARGAISVTERAAYIGRIRNLSRAVAQAYFESRERLGFPMLGAGPAKAAA, encoded by the coding sequence ATGCTGACATTTCAACAAATCATCCTCAAGTTGCAAGAATATTGGGACGCCCAGGGCTGCGCACTGCTGCAGCCCTACGACATGGAAGTCGGCGCGGGGACCTCGCACACCGCGACCTTCCTGCGCGCCATCGGCCCGGAACCCTGGCGTGCCGCCTATGTCCAGCCCTCGCGCCGTCCCAAGGATGGCCGCTATGGCGAGAATCCCAACCGCATGCAGCACTACTACCAGTACCAGGTGGTGTTGAAGCCGGCCCCGGAAAACATCCTGGACCTGTACCTGGGCTCGCTGGAGGCGCTGGGACTGGATCTGAAGCAAAATGACGTGCGTTTCGTCGAGGATGACTGGGAAAACCCCACCCTGGGCGCCTGGGGCCTGGGCTGGGAAGTCTGGCTCAACGGCATGGAAGTGACGCAATTCACCTATTTCCAGCAGGTCGGCGGCCTCGACTGCAAGCCGGTGCTGGGCGAGATCACCTACGGCATCGAGCGTCTGGCGATGTACCTGCAGGGCGTGGAAAACGTCTACGACCTGGTCTGGACCGAATGGACCGAGAACGGCGTCAAGAAGCGCCTCACCTATGGCGACGTGTTCCACCAGAACGAAGTGGAGCAATCCACCTTCAACTTCGAATACTCGAACACCGAGTTCCTGTTCTCGCTGTTCACCAATTACGAAGCCGAGGCCAAGCGCCTCATGGAAGTGCCGCTGGCGCTGCCGGCCTACGAGCAGGTATTGAAGGCCGCCCACACTTTCAACATGCTCGATGCCCGTGGTGCCATCTCGGTCACCGAGCGCGCCGCCTACATCGGCCGCATCCGCAATCTCTCGCGGGCGGTGGCGCAGGCCTATTTCGAATCGCGCGAGCGCCTGGGCTTCCCGATGCTGGGCGCAGGCCCGGCCAAGGCTGCGGCCTGA
- the lnt gene encoding apolipoprotein N-acyltransferase: MTSPSSQDLPLPRSASAARGGLGAALGWLLPVAVGAINVFAFAPFKLWPLQILALAWLFHGVLAQPQASTGRHFLRGWLYGFGWAAAGVHWLYISMHDYGGMPGWMAALAVGLLALYLGLYAGAATALAGWLRHRWSSSPLLLALCMLPALWALSEWARGWVFTGFPWLVSGYAHTTGPLAGFAPVGGVYFVGAISALIAGSLALLWMGLSRKGVAGTGQRIVLPLCTAALLCAGGVALRLVQWTTPQGQPITVRLLQGNIPQEMKFSNDALVATLGMYEQMISAAPADLIATPETAIPLLPQQLPPDYLERIARFAQNSGSHLALGIPLSDGPQLYANSVLGFGPGLGSALMPYRYDKHHLVPFGEFIPPGFRWFVDLMHIPLGDMTRGAPVQSPFGVKDQWVLPNICYEDLFGEEIAGQLRDAYRAGQPQASLLLNLSNIAWFGNSIALPQHLQISQMRTLETGRPMLRATNTGATAVILPGGAVSELPPYTRGVLSGQVQGYAGQTPYILLGNKLVVGLALLMLLLAWGRNKAARIRH, translated from the coding sequence GTGACTTCCCCCTCTTCTCAAGACTTGCCCCTGCCGCGCAGCGCGAGCGCTGCGCGCGGCGGCCTCGGTGCGGCGCTCGGCTGGCTGCTGCCGGTGGCCGTCGGTGCCATCAACGTCTTCGCCTTCGCCCCTTTCAAGCTGTGGCCCTTGCAGATCCTGGCACTGGCCTGGCTGTTCCATGGCGTGCTGGCGCAACCACAGGCTTCCACCGGCCGTCATTTCCTGCGCGGCTGGCTGTACGGCTTTGGCTGGGCAGCTGCTGGCGTGCACTGGCTCTACATCAGCATGCACGACTATGGCGGCATGCCGGGCTGGATGGCGGCGCTGGCGGTCGGTTTGCTGGCCCTCTACCTGGGCCTGTATGCGGGTGCGGCCACCGCGCTGGCGGGCTGGCTGCGCCATCGCTGGTCGTCTTCGCCGCTGCTGCTGGCGCTGTGCATGCTGCCTGCACTGTGGGCCTTGTCGGAATGGGCGCGCGGCTGGGTCTTTACCGGTTTCCCCTGGCTGGTCTCAGGATATGCCCACACGACCGGGCCACTGGCCGGCTTCGCGCCCGTTGGCGGCGTCTACTTCGTCGGTGCAATCTCGGCCTTGATCGCGGGCAGCCTGGCGCTACTGTGGATGGGCCTGTCGCGCAAGGGCGTGGCGGGTACCGGCCAGCGCATCGTGCTGCCGCTGTGCACCGCCGCCCTGTTGTGCGCCGGGGGCGTGGCATTGCGGCTGGTGCAGTGGACCACACCGCAAGGCCAGCCGATCACGGTGCGCCTGCTGCAGGGGAATATCCCGCAGGAAATGAAGTTCTCCAACGATGCGCTGGTGGCCACGCTGGGCATGTACGAGCAGATGATCAGCGCCGCGCCGGCCGACCTGATCGCCACCCCGGAGACCGCCATTCCGCTGCTGCCGCAGCAACTGCCACCGGACTATCTCGAACGCATCGCGCGCTTTGCACAGAACAGCGGCAGCCACCTGGCACTGGGCATTCCACTGTCCGACGGCCCGCAGCTGTATGCCAATTCGGTGCTGGGCTTTGGTCCGGGACTGGGCTCGGCGCTGATGCCCTATCGCTATGACAAGCACCACCTGGTGCCCTTCGGCGAATTCATCCCGCCGGGCTTCCGCTGGTTCGTCGACCTGATGCACATCCCGCTGGGCGACATGACGCGCGGCGCGCCGGTGCAGTCGCCCTTCGGCGTGAAGGACCAGTGGGTGCTGCCCAACATCTGCTACGAAGACCTGTTCGGCGAAGAAATCGCCGGGCAGTTGCGCGATGCCTATCGTGCCGGCCAGCCGCAGGCCAGCCTGTTGCTGAACCTCTCCAACATCGCCTGGTTCGGCAACTCGATTGCCCTGCCCCAGCACCTGCAGATTTCGCAGATGCGCACGCTGGAAACCGGCCGTCCCATGCTGCGCGCTACCAACACGGGAGCAACGGCCGTGATCCTGCCGGGCGGGGCCGTGAGCGAACTGCCACCCTACACGCGCGGCGTGCTCTCCGGCCAGGTGCAGGGTTATGCCGGCCAGACCCCCTACATTCTGCTGGGCAACAAGCTCGTCGTCGGACTGGCCCTGCTGATGCTGCTGCTGGCGTGGGGGCGCAACAAGGCTGCGCGCATTCGCCACTGA
- a CDS encoding transporter associated domain-containing protein — MQDHPSSVKSDAKPHRSLFERLTALISPEPENRAELLEVLHDAHERNLIDADALSMIEGVFQVSDLAVRDIMVPRSQMDTIDISKPIETWMPEVLATSHSRFPAVDGERDKVIGILLAKDLLRYYAEESFDVRDMLRPAIFIPESKRLNVLLRDFRANRNHMAVVVDEYGGVAGLITIEDVLEQIVGDIEDEYDFDEAEDNVLALKDGPHGARWRVKALTEIEQFNEEVGSRFSDEDADTIGGLVANHVGRVPRKGDEFDIDGLHFEVLRADARQVHVLLVSKLPPAPLDDE; from the coding sequence ATGCAAGATCACCCTAGTAGCGTCAAATCTGACGCTAAACCTCATCGTTCCCTGTTTGAACGACTCACCGCACTGATTTCCCCCGAGCCCGAGAACCGGGCAGAACTGCTCGAAGTGTTGCACGACGCCCACGAGCGCAATCTCATCGATGCCGATGCGCTGTCGATGATCGAAGGCGTGTTCCAGGTTTCCGACCTAGCCGTGCGCGACATCATGGTGCCGCGCTCGCAGATGGACACCATCGATATTTCCAAGCCGATCGAAACCTGGATGCCGGAAGTGCTGGCAACCTCGCACTCGCGCTTCCCCGCCGTGGATGGCGAGCGCGACAAGGTGATCGGCATCCTGCTGGCCAAGGACCTGCTGCGCTACTACGCCGAGGAATCCTTCGACGTGCGCGACATGCTGCGCCCGGCCATCTTCATTCCCGAATCCAAGCGCCTGAACGTGCTGCTGCGCGACTTCCGCGCCAACCGCAATCACATGGCCGTGGTGGTGGACGAATATGGTGGCGTGGCCGGTCTCATCACCATCGAGGACGTGCTGGAGCAGATCGTCGGCGACATCGAGGACGAATACGATTTCGACGAAGCCGAAGACAATGTGCTGGCCTTGAAGGATGGCCCGCACGGTGCGCGCTGGCGCGTCAAGGCCCTGACCGAGATCGAACAATTCAATGAAGAAGTGGGCAGCCGCTTCTCCGACGAAGACGCCGACACCATCGGCGGACTGGTCGCCAATCACGTGGGCCGCGTGCCGCGCAAGGGCGACGAATTCGACATCGATGGCCTGCACTTCGAAGTGCTGCGTGCCGATGCACGCCAGGTGCATGTGCTGCTGGTATCCAAGCTGCCACCGGCACCGCTGGACGACGAGTGA
- a CDS encoding methyl-accepting chemotaxis protein yields the protein MKNLKIGHRLGLGFAAILVLLVAVATFGLQQVSRLNDRIIFLTSVDEGKLEALSKVQFAVGLRAIAARNLTVVTGAAEQKGDVDLVGSAQKDIESGMAELARLMQDPATTPQEREMLEQLRKLEAQYLPVAVNIVKLATSQQTDAARASLVKDCMPILKQVIAHVEQFNKLLRKNSEANVDAAEAAYALAKWTMMVASLAALALGGLIAWLLTRSISRPLAQAVSVAQSVQSGNLGSHIEVTSKDELGQLMAALKGMNDSLVAIVSEVRQGTDTIAVASDEIKRGNMDLSHRTEQQAGSLQQTASAMEQMTATVKQTSDNAREARRLADNASDIASKGGAAVGRVVQTMHAISTSSHKIVDIISVIDGIAFQTNILALNAAVEAARAGEQGRGFAVVASEVRSLAQRSAVAAKEIEALINDSVAKVATGEKQVGEAGSTMDEVVRSIQSVTHIVQDISAASAEQTAGLEQINNAVAQIDETTQQNAALVEQAAAAAASMQQQSVALTDVVSIFKLTSEQAAPSAARARQQAAVPCSDDAAMPSLSYA from the coding sequence ATGAAGAATCTGAAGATCGGCCATCGTCTTGGCCTTGGCTTTGCCGCAATACTGGTTCTGCTGGTGGCCGTTGCCACCTTCGGCCTGCAGCAAGTGTCGCGTTTGAATGATCGCATCATCTTCCTGACCTCCGTCGATGAGGGCAAGCTCGAAGCGCTTTCCAAAGTGCAATTCGCCGTGGGCCTGCGTGCCATTGCGGCCCGCAACCTGACGGTGGTCACCGGGGCCGCCGAACAGAAAGGCGATGTCGATCTGGTCGGCAGTGCCCAGAAAGATATCGAATCCGGCATGGCCGAACTGGCCCGCCTGATGCAGGATCCGGCGACCACGCCGCAAGAGCGCGAGATGCTGGAGCAACTGCGCAAGCTGGAAGCGCAATACCTGCCGGTGGCCGTCAATATCGTCAAGCTGGCGACGTCACAACAGACTGATGCGGCGCGCGCCTCGCTGGTCAAGGATTGCATGCCCATTCTCAAGCAGGTGATTGCCCACGTGGAGCAATTCAACAAGCTGCTGCGCAAGAATTCCGAAGCCAATGTGGACGCAGCCGAGGCCGCCTATGCCCTGGCCAAGTGGACCATGATGGTAGCCAGCCTCGCGGCCCTGGCGCTGGGCGGACTGATCGCCTGGCTGCTGACCCGCTCGATCTCCCGTCCCCTGGCGCAGGCCGTGAGCGTGGCGCAGAGCGTCCAATCGGGCAACCTGGGCAGCCACATCGAAGTCACCAGCAAGGATGAGCTGGGCCAGCTGATGGCTGCGCTCAAGGGCATGAACGACAGCCTGGTGGCCATCGTCAGTGAAGTTCGCCAGGGTACCGATACCATCGCCGTGGCCTCCGATGAAATCAAGCGCGGCAATATGGATCTGTCCCACCGCACCGAACAGCAGGCAGGCTCGCTGCAGCAAACCGCCTCGGCGATGGAGCAGATGACCGCCACCGTCAAGCAGACCTCCGACAATGCTCGCGAAGCTAGGCGCCTGGCCGACAATGCATCCGACATCGCCAGCAAGGGCGGCGCTGCGGTCGGCCGCGTGGTGCAGACCATGCACGCCATCAGCACCTCGTCGCACAAGATCGTGGACATCATCAGCGTGATCGACGGCATCGCCTTCCAGACCAACATCCTGGCCCTGAACGCTGCGGTGGAAGCGGCCCGTGCCGGTGAGCAAGGACGCGGCTTCGCGGTGGTCGCCTCGGAAGTGCGCTCGCTGGCCCAGCGTTCGGCCGTTGCCGCCAAGGAAATCGAGGCGCTCATCAATGACTCGGTGGCCAAGGTCGCTACCGGCGAAAAGCAGGTCGGCGAAGCCGGCTCGACCATGGACGAAGTGGTCAGGAGCATCCAGAGCGTGACCCACATCGTGCAGGACATCAGCGCCGCCAGCGCCGAACAGACCGCCGGCCTGGAACAGATCAACAATGCCGTGGCCCAGATCGACGAGACCACCCAACAGAACGCCGCCCTGGTGGAACAGGCTGCAGCGGCCGCTGCGTCCATGCAGCAACAGAGCGTGGCGCTGACCGATGTGGTGAGCATCTTCAAGCTCACGTCCGAGCAGGCCGCCCCGAGCGCAGCGCGCGCCCGGCAGCAGGCCGCTGTGCCCTGTTCCGACGATGCGGCGATGCCGTCCCTGAGCTACGCCTGA
- the ybeY gene encoding rRNA maturation RNase YbeY has translation MPKHKLTLSVQYADDRLKDSITRPLLRRWVQAALFAPAELTLRFVGSEEGRDLNRDYRGKDYATNVLTFAYTEDEDSEVTEADIIFCTDVLEKEAAEQKKSVEEHTAHLVVHGVLHAQGYDHEDDEEANEMEALETEILAGLGYDNPYKSR, from the coding sequence ATGCCAAAACATAAACTCACGCTGTCGGTGCAATATGCCGACGACCGTCTCAAGGACAGCATCACCCGCCCACTCCTGCGCCGCTGGGTACAGGCCGCACTGTTTGCGCCGGCCGAGCTGACGCTGCGTTTCGTCGGTTCCGAAGAAGGCCGTGACCTGAACCGCGACTATCGCGGCAAGGACTACGCCACCAACGTGCTGACCTTCGCCTACACCGAAGATGAAGACAGCGAAGTCACCGAAGCCGACATCATCTTCTGTACCGACGTGCTGGAGAAGGAAGCGGCCGAGCAGAAGAAGAGCGTGGAAGAACACACCGCTCATCTGGTGGTGCATGGCGTGCTGCATGCGCAGGGCTATGACCATGAGGATGACGAGGAAGCCAACGAGATGGAAGCGCTGGAAACCGAGATCCTGGCCGGCCTGGGCTACGACAATCCCTACAAGTCACGCTGA
- a CDS encoding PhoH family protein, with the protein MKKIPNQPHHFTPQPLDNKRLANLCGALDENLRQISAALDVTIFRRGDRFVVTGTNAERAVEVLERFYQKADRPVAVDDIQLALVEQRANAAADEEAGLPPLPARRGKAAAAVAEAEQDSQDPLPESPILKTRKHDLRGRTPHQSQYLNAILEHDITFGVGPAGTGKTYLAVACAVDALERDAVQRIVLTRPAVEAGERLGFLPGDLAQKVDPYLRPLYDALYDLLGFDRTQKLFEKQAIEIAPLAYMRGRTLNHAFIILDEAQNTTPEQMKMFLTRIGFGSKAVITGDVTQVDLHHGQKSGLVDALSVLHDVRGIAFSRFTSADVVRHPLVARIVDAYDAAGNPRPDTARATARTATNLLTKSAKPRHAKT; encoded by the coding sequence TTGAAAAAAATTCCCAATCAGCCGCATCACTTCACGCCCCAGCCGCTGGACAACAAGCGCCTGGCCAACCTGTGCGGCGCCCTCGATGAAAACCTGCGCCAGATTTCGGCAGCGCTGGATGTGACCATCTTCCGTCGCGGTGACCGCTTCGTGGTCACCGGCACCAATGCCGAGCGCGCCGTGGAAGTGCTGGAGCGCTTCTACCAGAAGGCCGACCGCCCGGTGGCGGTGGACGATATCCAGTTGGCCCTGGTCGAGCAGCGCGCCAATGCCGCGGCCGATGAAGAAGCCGGCCTGCCGCCCTTGCCGGCGCGCCGTGGCAAGGCCGCCGCTGCGGTGGCTGAAGCAGAACAGGACAGCCAGGACCCGCTGCCCGAGAGTCCCATCCTCAAGACCCGCAAGCACGACCTGCGCGGACGTACGCCGCACCAGAGCCAGTACCTCAACGCCATCCTGGAACACGACATCACCTTCGGCGTCGGTCCGGCCGGTACCGGCAAGACCTACCTGGCAGTGGCCTGCGCGGTCGATGCACTGGAACGCGATGCCGTGCAACGCATCGTGCTCACGCGCCCGGCCGTGGAAGCCGGCGAGCGCCTGGGCTTCCTGCCCGGTGACCTGGCGCAGAAGGTCGATCCCTACCTGCGCCCGCTGTATGACGCGCTGTACGACCTGCTGGGATTTGACCGCACGCAGAAGCTCTTCGAGAAGCAGGCCATCGAGATCGCCCCGCTGGCCTACATGCGCGGCCGTACGCTGAACCACGCCTTCATCATCCTCGACGAAGCGCAGAACACCACGCCGGAACAGATGAAGATGTTCCTGACCCGCATCGGTTTCGGCAGCAAGGCCGTCATCACCGGCGACGTCACCCAGGTCGACCTGCATCACGGCCAGAAGAGTGGCCTGGTCGATGCGCTGTCGGTGCTGCACGATGTGCGCGGCATCGCCTTCTCGCGCTTCACCAGTGCCGACGTGGTGCGCCATCCGCTGGTGGCGCGCATCGTCGATGCCTACGACGCCGCCGGCAACCCGCGCCCCGATACGGCACGCGCCACTGCCCGCACTGCGACCAACCTCCTGACCAAATCCGCCAAGCCGCGCCATGCCAAAACATAA
- the miaB gene encoding tRNA (N6-isopentenyl adenosine(37)-C2)-methylthiotransferase MiaB, with translation MQKKVFIKTFGCQMNEYDSDKMADVLHAAEGLVKTDRPEEADVILLNTCSIREKAQEKVFSDLGRLRALKKDNPDLLIGVGGCVASQEGDAIIRRAPFVDMVFGPQTLHRLPQMISERRYSGRPQVDISFPEIEKFDHLPPARVEGATAYVSIMEGCSKYCSYCVVPYTRGEEVSRRFEDVLTEVAGLADQGVKEIMLLGQNVNAYRGVMEDGEIADFALLIEYIAELPGIERIRFVTSHPKEFSQRLIDTYAKVPKLCNHLYLPAQHGSDRTLAAMKRGYTALEYKSVIRRMRKVRPDITVQSDFIVGFPGETEEDFEALMKLVADVGFDNSFSFIFSPRPGTPAANLTDDTPQEVKLARLQRLQAALNENAAKISAAQVGTVQRVLVEGVSKRREHELQGRTESNRVVNFDGGPNGQRLIGQIIEVRITEAFPFSLRGEIVVQH, from the coding sequence ATGCAGAAAAAAGTATTCATCAAAACCTTCGGCTGCCAGATGAACGAGTACGACTCGGACAAGATGGCCGACGTGCTCCATGCTGCCGAAGGCCTGGTCAAGACCGACCGTCCGGAAGAGGCCGACGTGATCCTGCTGAACACCTGTTCGATCCGCGAGAAGGCGCAGGAGAAGGTGTTTTCCGACCTCGGCCGTCTGCGCGCGCTGAAAAAGGACAATCCCGATCTGCTCATCGGCGTGGGTGGCTGCGTAGCCTCGCAGGAAGGCGATGCCATCATCAGGCGCGCGCCCTTCGTGGACATGGTGTTTGGCCCGCAGACGCTGCATCGCCTGCCGCAGATGATTTCCGAGCGCCGCTACAGCGGCCGTCCGCAGGTGGACATCAGCTTCCCCGAAATCGAGAAGTTCGACCACCTGCCCCCGGCCCGCGTCGAAGGCGCGACGGCCTATGTCTCCATCATGGAAGGCTGCAGCAAGTATTGCAGCTACTGCGTGGTGCCTTATACGCGCGGCGAGGAAGTCTCGCGCCGCTTCGAGGACGTGCTCACCGAAGTGGCCGGACTGGCCGACCAGGGCGTGAAGGAAATCATGCTGCTGGGCCAGAACGTGAACGCCTATCGCGGCGTGATGGAAGATGGCGAGATCGCCGACTTCGCGCTCTTGATCGAATACATCGCCGAGCTGCCGGGCATCGAGCGCATCCGCTTCGTGACCAGCCATCCCAAGGAATTCTCGCAGCGCCTGATCGACACCTATGCCAAGGTGCCCAAGCTGTGCAATCACCTCTACCTGCCCGCGCAGCACGGCTCGGACCGCACCCTGGCGGCCATGAAGCGCGGCTATACGGCGCTGGAATACAAGTCGGTGATCCGCCGCATGCGCAAGGTGCGCCCGGACATCACGGTGCAGTCAGACTTCATCGTCGGCTTCCCCGGCGAGACCGAGGAAGATTTCGAAGCGCTCATGAAGCTGGTGGCCGACGTCGGTTTCGACAACAGTTTTTCCTTCATCTTCAGCCCGCGCCCCGGTACGCCGGCCGCCAACCTGACCGACGACACCCCGCAGGAAGTCAAGCTGGCCCGCCTGCAGCGCCTGCAGGCGGCGCTCAACGAGAATGCGGCAAAGATCAGTGCAGCGCAGGTCGGCACGGTCCAGCGCGTGCTGGTGGAAGGCGTCTCCAAGCGCCGCGAGCATGAATTGCAAGGCCGCACCGAGAGCAACCGCGTGGTCAACTTCGACGGTGGTCCGAACGGCCAACGCCTGATCGGCCAGATCATCGAGGTCCGCATCACCGAAGCCTTCCCGTTCTCGCTGCGTGGCGAGATCGTGGTCCAGCATTGA
- a CDS encoding LysR family transcriptional regulator produces MDADWESLRSFAAFIDAGSLSGAARALGVTHATIGRRLQQLEASLQAPLFLRRAEDVELTRLGESVLSAARAMQDQTRQLARTLAGGDLRLEGKLRLACTDAIGTLFLAPRLPALLQQWPALDVEFAMGHQTLSLARREADLALRFGKPQDGELIARPLGAVRFYLCGTADHVARWRCAPRSTPFVAYDDGVPDIPETRWIADHAAGNPVRFRSTSLVAQCMAARAGVGLALLPSYLLAPELQTVESAPQLQRELWAVFHRDLKALPRLRAVLAWLQDCCAEL; encoded by the coding sequence CTGGATGCCGACTGGGAAAGCCTGCGCAGCTTCGCCGCCTTTATCGACGCCGGCAGCCTGTCCGGCGCGGCGCGTGCGCTCGGGGTGACGCACGCCACCATCGGCCGCCGCCTGCAGCAGCTCGAAGCATCCTTGCAGGCGCCCCTGTTCCTCCGCCGCGCCGAGGATGTGGAACTGACCCGGCTGGGCGAAAGCGTCCTCAGTGCCGCGCGCGCCATGCAGGACCAGACCCGGCAACTGGCACGCACTCTGGCCGGTGGCGATCTGCGGCTGGAAGGCAAGCTGCGCCTGGCCTGCACCGATGCCATCGGCACCCTGTTCCTGGCACCGCGCCTGCCCGCTCTGCTGCAGCAATGGCCGGCGCTGGACGTGGAATTTGCGATGGGCCACCAGACCTTGAGCCTGGCCCGGCGCGAAGCCGATCTCGCGCTGCGCTTCGGCAAGCCGCAGGATGGCGAACTGATCGCGCGGCCACTGGGCGCGGTGCGTTTTTATCTGTGCGGAACGGCCGACCATGTGGCGCGATGGCGGTGTGCCCCCAGATCGACGCCCTTCGTGGCCTATGACGATGGCGTGCCGGACATCCCCGAGACGCGCTGGATCGCCGACCATGCCGCCGGCAACCCGGTGCGCTTTCGCAGCACCAGCCTGGTGGCGCAGTGCATGGCCGCGCGCGCCGGGGTGGGGCTGGCATTGCTGCCGAGCTATCTGCTGGCGCCGGAGTTGCAGACTGTGGAGTCCGCGCCACAGCTGCAGCGCGAGTTGTGGGCGGTGTTCCACCGCGATCTGAAGGCACTGCCCCGGCTGCGTGCGGTGCTGGCGTGGCTGCAGGACTGCTGCGCAGAGCTGTGA
- a CDS encoding isochorismatase family protein: protein MSSPQTLIQIAGGSARAATWQEAVLLIIDHQTEYTTGRAPLAGIDAAVAQIAALLRQARAAGAPVIHVVHHGKPGGAMFDPQGPHVAIIEGVQPEPGELVLPKSLPNSFAGTTLDEALKKTGRKSLIVAGFATHMCVSATVRSALDHGYACTVVAAACATRDLPDPLGGAPVKAADIQRVALTELADRYATVVADAAALAAV, encoded by the coding sequence ATGTCCTCCCCCCAGACACTGATCCAGATTGCCGGTGGCAGCGCGCGCGCCGCCACCTGGCAAGAAGCCGTCCTGCTCATCATTGACCACCAGACCGAATACACTACCGGCCGCGCCCCGCTGGCCGGCATCGATGCAGCGGTGGCCCAGATCGCCGCGCTGCTGCGCCAGGCCCGTGCCGCCGGCGCTCCGGTGATCCACGTGGTGCATCACGGCAAGCCGGGCGGTGCCATGTTCGATCCGCAGGGTCCGCATGTGGCCATCATCGAGGGCGTGCAGCCCGAGCCGGGCGAACTGGTGCTGCCCAAGAGCCTGCCGAACTCATTTGCCGGTACCACGCTGGATGAAGCCCTGAAGAAGACCGGCCGCAAGTCCCTGATCGTGGCCGGCTTCGCCACCCACATGTGCGTGAGCGCGACCGTGCGCTCGGCGCTGGACCACGGTTATGCCTGCACCGTGGTCGCTGCCGCCTGCGCTACCCGTGACCTGCCGGACCCGCTGGGTGGCGCACCGGTCAAGGCCGCCGACATCCAGCGCGTGGCGCTGACCGAGCTGGCCGACCGCTATGCCACCGTGGTGGCGGACGCGGCGGCGCTGGCGGCAGTCTGA
- a CDS encoding nucleoside/nucleotide kinase family protein — protein sequence MIPAVFSDRLTSMLASGRRTILGIAGPPGSGKSTLAQALLEHVHTRGQTRAVMLPMDGYHLANAELARLGRATRKGAEDTFDSAGYVHLLSRLRQQSAEEVIYAPQFLREIEEAIAGSIAIPPETQLIITEGNYLLLDRGHWSRVRPLLDEVWYVDVDPALRLQRLIARHVQFGRSPAEAEAWVMGSDEVNAALIGTTRARADKIFRWG from the coding sequence ATGATTCCCGCCGTCTTCAGCGACAGGCTCACGTCCATGCTGGCCAGCGGCCGGCGCACGATACTCGGCATTGCCGGCCCGCCCGGCAGCGGCAAGTCCACGCTGGCCCAGGCATTGCTTGAGCATGTCCACACCCGGGGGCAGACCCGGGCCGTGATGTTGCCCATGGATGGCTATCACCTCGCCAATGCCGAGCTGGCACGGCTGGGGCGCGCTACCCGCAAGGGCGCCGAGGACACTTTCGACAGCGCCGGTTATGTCCACCTGCTGTCACGCTTGCGCCAGCAGAGCGCCGAGGAAGTCATCTATGCTCCGCAGTTCCTGCGTGAGATCGAAGAAGCCATTGCCGGCAGCATCGCCATCCCGCCCGAGACACAGCTCATCATCACCGAAGGCAACTACCTGCTGCTGGACCGGGGCCACTGGTCGCGCGTGCGGCCGCTGCTCGATGAGGTGTGGTATGTCGATGTCGATCCGGCGCTGCGGCTGCAGCGGCTGATCGCACGCCACGTGCAGTTCGGCCGCAGCCCTGCCGAGGCCGAGGCCTGGGTGATGGGCAGTGATGAGGTCAACGCTGCCCTGATCGGGACCACGCGCGCTCGCGCCGACAAGATTTTTCGCTGGGGCTGA